In the genome of Aedes aegypti strain LVP_AGWG chromosome 2, AaegL5.0 Primary Assembly, whole genome shotgun sequence, the window GAATCGTCTAGTCCTTCCGGTGATCAGGATCAAAGATGCACCCAGGAAGTTGTAGAAGAGATCCAGAACAATCTGGAGATCACTGAACCTCCCGTTGAGCACATGAAACAGGAGGAAATCCAAGAACTGACGCATTTCGAACCTGAATATCTAGTTGAAGAATTAAAAGAATCGAATGAAGAGGCTGTAGATGATAGTCAAAGACTTGATATGGCGCCTCCTCTTCCATCGGAGGAAACCAGTAAGGATTCTCCAGAACAGGCAGAACTGCCACTGGTGGTCGCAGAGGAAAGTGATGCTTTAGACGAAGCCCTCGTCTACGAAGACATGGAAGTGGAAGCCCTGGAAGAGATAGAATATGTAGATTTCGAAGCAATCGATGAGGATTTCCAAGTGCCAGAATCAGACCTCCAAGAAGCCGCCGTTTGCTGTGGATGTCCGATGGAGTTCTCCTCAAAGCCCGAACTCGAGCACCATTCCAAACTGGTCCACCTGCCGGAAAAGGACAAGGACACCTCCCTGCAGGATTGGTACATGTGCACCATTTGCTACAAGCGACACAGCTCCCCGAAAGCTCTTGAACTTCACCAAAGGTCCCGGGTCAGCAGAAAGTTACGAACCTGTGCGAGTTGCCATCTGGTGTTGAATAGCGTGCGCAAGAAAAGGCACCACGAGCAGTTGCACAAACTTTTGCCGGAGGATTTTGCGGTGAACTGTTGTGGGTGTGATCAGGTGGTTCCGTTTAGTCAGCTGGGATCCCACGCGGAACAGACACACCTGGCGGCGAGGCAGACGATTTCGGAGGTAAGTAAACAACATTATTGGATCAAATTTTGATTCTACAACATTCCTCGGGATTTTATTTCCCAGAAAACTATACATGTATAGAGTGCCGAACTGCATCTTActaaaaattttccataatcacTGAATTGCTATATTTTAAGCCtgattcaattttaattttgcgTGTTTAATTTCGCTTTACtcttcaattttacatggaAAGTATCACATCTCTTTTATTAATGCAAGTCCCAACAAGTCTATATTTAAAAAAGGTCTCTAATGTCGTTGTTCTCTTTTTCTCCTTGcaattcctggtgcaaaattCAAAAggttccaaaaataaaatcttcaTAGACTTCTGCGCGAGAATTCTCTGGGATGTTCTTCCCTTTCCGGGAGGGTAAGCTTCAAGAATTCTCCCAGTGATATCTCTACTGGGGTAGTATTCCTAATATAATTTATCTCATCAAAATTACCTTAAAAGTAAATTGACCAGACGTCTTGCATTTCGACCATTTGTCCCTGGGTATGAATTTCTGATATTCTGAATTTCTGATATTTTAATGCGCCTTACATTCACTTTCACTTTTCATCCATTCTTCTAGAATTATGTTCATGATTCAGTAAGATTCCCTTCTAGGCATTTGTTATCATCTTTCTCtggattctgaaaataatagaaacacCGTCTCATCAGAATCTTGCTTAGGATCCTTCGCAAACCAATTGCGTGAGATTaccacccaaaaaaaaaaaaatactctccGTAATTTGTACCATAATATTCTGAGAAATTCTAGTAAATATCCTATAAGCCTTGCCTAAGATTTCGAGCCCTGGAAAAATACTACAATTTAAGCTTTGAATTGAATAAATAGTAGTAGTTTGAATAGCTGAGACGTAGAAGGAGAAAATATATGAACATTCTCTAGAAGACGTATAAAAGTTACTCTAGTTTTGTTTAGAACGTGCTTTATTTTGAGTACCGCTTGCTGTACAAAACTGGGTTGCAGTTCAATGCTAAATAAGACTTTCTTATGaaatatacagtactggacagaataaaggaCGCATTCCCCGTTTTTCAGTACAAAATTATCAACTTTGGAGATTTGGAACCCAGCTTGTAGTGCTCAGATTGACCATTAAAATACAAtgatatacactacccgtcataaatacggactcattaaaataagtattgcaacactcagttcagttgaatattgaatcacctcaaaaaaggaaaatttacattgctatatctcgagatccttatgaCTTCCAAAGAAGcagttttcagcaaagttgttcagtgcaTAAAGAACATCCGGaaggcaaacagtttggttcgaaaattggccgctaggtggtgctagtgagcatgtaaaattaagcGTTAAATttgtgatccacatgagatagaaagttcgagccGCGTCAGTTCTCTTGAAGGAAAATAAGAGAACTGACACGGCCCTCACGAGGCTTTCAATTAGATGAAGAATCATAAGTTACCTATGAAGTAATCAATGATCAATATTTTCTCTGCAAAGAATAACCGACATACAAGTTCCCCGTTTACACTACTTGATTTTTTGTGGGCCTTCAAATAGATATtaaaacatgattaaaaaaactagttttttgaGGAATGGTGCATTCTGAGGACAGGCTTCCTGGGGAATGTTATAAAATCCATTATTTTATACTAGCGATTGCCTATTTagaatttttctttctttattccAACAGTCgacaaaactatcaaagttcGTTTGTGAAATATGCTTTCTGGACTGTGGTATTAAACAGCGCTTGGATATCCATCAAGCTAAACAGGAGATACCCGAAGTGGTCCTGAAGAAGACAAATCCCCAGGAAGATGAATTCATAGCACCGGTGGCAGATTTCGGTGGCATTCAACGCTTCATATGTGATATATGCGAGAAGAACTTTTCCACCAAAGGAAACCTGAAAGCTCATCGAATCCTACACATAAGTTCGGATAAACCGTTCAAGTGCGATCAGTGCGACAAAGCTTTCTCCAAGAAGTGCAACTACAACGTGCACATGCTTCGGATTCATTCGTCGGGAAATCAGTTTCCCTGTGGAGAGTGCGATAAAAGCTTCAAATGTGCATCGAATCTGAAAACGCACATGCGCGTCCACACAAAGGAACGACCCTACCAATGTGACTTTTGTCCGAAAACCTTCGGCTACCTGTCGGACAAGCGACGGCACGAAGTTGGACATTCGGGAAACTATCCATTCAAATGTGATCTCTGTGGGAAACCTTTCGCTCGGAAGACGTTGCTAAGCAGGCACTTGGACGCCTGTAGGAAGCGTTTGAGTAAAAAGTCGCTAGGCGGACGAAGCAAAGTAGAATCGGAATCCCATGAACCAACGCATGCGTGTGATTTGTGCGAGGACTGGTTTTCGACGATGGAAGAACTAGCTGATCATCACGCAAATATGCACATTCAAACATTGGACGAAGCTTCCTACGATGCTGAGGTGGAAATAGAATAGGTAAGTGTATTTAAGTTGAGACAATATTAGGAATATTTCGTAACCAGCTGTTGGTTCTTATTTATATCCGAACCTTCTTGAAAACATAGATTGAGATGATATTGTCCGTTAGTACTCACTTACCTTGATGTCTTGCTGGCGTCACAACATTGCCAGGCGTATCTCCAATTGCCCCGAAAGAGTTCTCAGGTCCCAGGTGGCTTTCCACGAAGTCgctgacctctacctggttatctgttaaaaattattttcgcaAGTCTTTCTTCCCATATTCGCACTATGTGACCAGCTCACTGATGTCTGCAATATATTACATGCTTATGAATATTCACttctttatacacttgatataactcgtgattcatgcgccTGCACCACACACCATTGTCTACTAGTATCGTACCGACTATTGCTCGCCGCATTCTATGCTCAAAAACATCGAGTGCTTTCCGGTCTTCCTCTCTCAACGTCCACAATTCGTGCCCGTTGAGAACTACCGAAcatatcaatgttttatacagggcgaatttccGTTTGTCAGTTGATGGACCTAAGCTGTTCATGTTATTCGTagaaggccctattcgcagtcgcagcacgtcttttcacttcattGTCATATGTTACAAGTGTTCCAGgataaacaaatttttcagCAACTTCAAACGAATCAAAACTACCTCAGCACCAACACCACTAGTTCTACTTCCTTCTCTATCTGCAATCATGtgcttcgttttggtagaataaaTGGTCAGGCCCATCCTAGCTGTCTCCATCTTTAGAGACGCGAAGGCTTCCTCCACTGACCTCCAATGAGTGCAATATCGTTCGCAAAGCCAAAGATCATATGCGGCCGTGAGATGATACTGCAGCTATGAGTGCCGTGAGTGCTGAGAGGCAGCTAttcagttggctacaaaagctcttagtttttcttaaaaaatacgaaGCAAAGTGATCCCTTTCGGGGTAAAATTATCCAGAAAATCTGATTGAAGTGCGTTACTACACCGTGCAAGTGAAAATCAGATAGATATCCCAGTGTTTTAATAACAAAAAGTGCGAAATAAAAATTGCAATTATTGCGGGCAATTATTCAATTGTATAAAAGTGAAGGAGAGGGGTTGCAAGAAGCATCCCTCACAAACAGTACCCAACGGTGTGAGTGAAGTGCTAGTGGTCATCTATCGCATAACGAGAGAAAGAAAGTTGCCTGAGATTGGTTGGTGCTACCGGGCCACTACCACTCTTCCCAGTACGGCAGGTTAGGCTAACTATAGTCTAAATTTAGTCTAATTCGTTAGATTGTTAGCCTAAATTTTTTTCTAACGTTAGGCTAAATTTAGTCTAAAATTAGACAGATCTAACACAGTTTTGTTAGATATGCTGCAAGTTCGAAACGATCAGTTAGACTAAATTTAGACTAACGTTAGCCTAACGTTAGACAAAATTATGTATGGGCTGTTAGATGGATTTTATGCTGCTTGTGCATATCCCAGCTGTCATCCCAGCATCCCAAGAAATCCAAGCTGTCACCGTCCACCAGCGGCGCTGCTGTAGCAGCGGTGATAGAAAAGCAAAACAGTTGTCAAACACGAACTggattttgatattcttttaaaaaactaaaatttgacttaatttcaatgtttttgtaTAAGGAGAATTGTGCAGACTTGTAGTAAACGGAAAGTTTTACAAAATGGTAAGTAATTCTATCCAATTTGCAATTCGTATGtcagaaaaaatgaaatattgaggAAAGTAAACAACACTTTCTTCGCTACAGAACTGCTGTGTAATCCCGGGATGCGGGAACAAGTTCCAGCTGTACCGGGTGCCCAACTCCGGAAATAATCGCTTCCGGCAATGGAAGAAGGTCGCGCCTGTTTTTGGAACTGGATCCGAGCGGATTTGCTCTCACCATTTCATCGAAACGGACTTCGTGGAAAGTGAGTGCTTTCTGCAGCACAGTGAACATACTGTTgaatttatgtatttatttgaACAATAATAGATATCCGGAAGAAGCTGAAGAGCACTGCAATCCCCTCCATCAACTTGCCGGCGGAAAGGTTGAAAGCATCAAACAAAATAGGCTGCTGCGTTTTGGGATGCCGCTCCAAAGACATCAAGAATATGGAAAAGTTTCCCTCCATGACATCGAAAGCTTGGCTGAAATGGGCAAACATACTGGGCTGTGCGGAGGCTAATACAGCGGGGTGGAAAATCTGCCAGAAGCACTTCAAGGACGATGCATTTACAACAGGTAGGTCAAATTAATTGACATTGATTGACTAAGGGGTAGCCTGGTTTTCTGTAAGAGATAACGGCCTCCAACGACCTCAACACCTCAGGTGGGCtttgtggccgtgcggttagtgtcgtcaggcaccAAGCcacatgaaaaatgtttccgACTGTGTCGAGCTGGTCCGTTTTCTAGTGTGGTTCTTTCTGTAGAATGATGCATTCCATCACTTCTATTCGGTTAATGAATGTCTTACCTTAAAACTGAAATAGGGAACATTTTTCTATTCTCTGACTTTACCTTCTCACTGAGGCAGAGCCTATttatcagtttagtgttcttatgagtacttctaCAATTATTTACATTGTTATTGAACTTTGCTGCCAATTAAACATTATAGGGATTGCTCCGGGAATTCCGCAGACATTCCTACAAAAACTATTCTGACGATCCATCCAGCAATTCTTCTTGatgttcctccaaaaaatcttctagagattcatccagaaattaccctaagaattactccagcaattcataaaaaaatatattttaagttTTCCGTGAGAGATTGCTGAAAGCAGGACTGGTAGCGATTTGATGcttaaaaataaatactttATAGAccttagggcaacttcaccggtggtccaaatcACTGGTTGGTTCAAATTTTTTGGACCATGTTAAAAATTGGAGCTTTAACCGGTGTTGCAAATTatattccaattttattttatatcagttttctggtctatttttttggaacaggATAACTGCCTGGTCCATTTTTGGTCAGATTTGGAACAAGAtttgagctgttccaaatctgatttGACACACGATTGTTTACTAGTTTGGATTTTTCTCCCTGAAACAGCCAAGCTGGGGGGGGAAAGCTTGATAGTCTACGAAGTGAAAAAAAGTGATTTAAGAAGGAATGCCGAAAAACAATTCTTTAGGAATCATCAGattatttctctagaaaatcctcCGGGGAAGTCCGCCAAAAGAAATCTCCAGgagctcttccaggaattctaacGAAGTTCCTTCTATGTGCCTACAAGGAtttttaccaggaattccttcttcGATTTCCTCTGGGGTTTTCTTCCAGACATTCGTCCGGGGATTTGCTGCAAGAATTACGCCGGTGgtttgctccaggaatcccttcgGTTATGTactttcttcagatatttcttcGTGAATTTCGTCCAAATTCCTCCGTcaatttgcaccaggaattcttctcagtatttccattcgaaaatTCTTTTCGGATTTCCACTCCTCCGTGcatttccttcagggattccgtcgggaattttctccaagaatacctccgtagatttcctctaaaaatccctctgaggatttccttcaggaatttctccgaggattttttccaggaatttctctgtggatttatacaggaattctttcggaaatttcagGCATTTTTTGCGGAAATCGCTTCGGGaacttttttcagagaattcatccgaGAATATTTATAGGGATTTACAGCAAGAATGTTTTCGGGGATTTATTCAGAGAATTTATTCGGAGATCTTACCAGGAGTATTTGTGAATTtacaccaggagttcctccggaaatttgctccggggattttctccagaaattcattcggagattttttccaagaactcttcTGGTTATTTCCTCCATgtggatttccaatagcaattcctcgaaggattttgtccaagaattcttctggggatttcgtctgTAAATTCATAAGGGAATTCcgccgaggattttctccagaaactattTCAGAATGTTTTCGGGGATTTATTCAGAGAATTTATTCGGAGATCCCACCAGGAGTGTTTGTGAATttacaccaggaattcctccggaaatttgctccggggattttctccagaaattccttcggagattttttccaagaactcttcTGGTGATTTCCTCCATgtggatttccaatagcaattcctcgaAGGATTTTGTCCAAGAACTCTTCTGGGAATTTCGTCTGTAAATTCCtttgggaattcctccgaggattttctccagaaattatttcagagaatttacctggagattttttgcagaaaattcTCTGAAGATTTGCGACAAGAATTTCAGCGAacatttcctccagaagttcctccaagaatctcTTCAAGGTTTTTATCCGGGgacattctccagaaatttctccagcgatatcccccaagaactcctccgaggattttctcaggagattttcaatagcaatttctccggggattttatccaggaattcctcagggggtTACGTTCAGATAtttctgcatgattttttctaagaattcataCGGGGATTTCCAGGGACTTTCCCTGGTGATTTGCATCAGgggtttcgtccagaaattcctccaagaatttcttcgaggaattccttcggggatttcataATGAGGCTCCAGAAAATAATCCGGGGATTTTTTCAGCGAATTCACCCGTGGATTTACTttgggaatttctccggggattttcttcagaaattctttcgaagatattttccaagaattcctccggggatttcccccAAAAAATCCCCGGGGATTTCCAATAtaaattcctctgaggatttcattgaaaaaacgaGAAAGTCCTCcgggaatttgctccaggaattccagcgGTGAATTCTTTCAAGCTTGCCTGTTAAGATTTGCACcagggttttctccagaaattcatccaggaatttctcatgagATTTCGACTAGAAtttcttacataaaatttatgCGGAGTTTTCTTACAGCAATTCCTACGGGATTCCCTCTAAGAGTTCCTCTGGGCATTTGccccaaaaattcctccggggatttcacgCAGGATTTCCTCTTGagattttcaccaggaatttctccagaaatgcttccggagatttccttctgggatttcccatgagatttccaccaggaattttgaggttttcttacaaaaaatctcCGGGAtcccctccaggaatttcaccgaGGAATTGCTCCATGAATTCATCCGGGgtattcttcaggaattcctctgaagatttccaccaggaatttctccagatatttttccaggattttctcatGGGATTTCCACCACGGATTGCCTCCAGAAATTTTCGCAGAAGTTTATTACagcaattccttcggagattttccaggaattcctccaagctctttcaggaatttcttcggagatcCTCCCAGATTATTTTCAGAGTTCCAGGATTCTCTccatgattccatcaggaatttctccggagattctcTAAAAATCCTTCGGCAATTACTTGCAGTCCgtgcaggaatttctttgaaagTCCTCTAAGAATATAATCAGAGTTACTGTTGGAATTTCGGAGTGCGTTCGGgaagatttcttccgggaaTTCTTTAAGAGCTCCACCatatttcctccaggattcctcctttttttcagattttctccaagaatttttcagaattctaGTAATACCATGGAAATCTTACTAAGAATTCTTcacgattttcttcgaaaaagtcCCTAcatttcctccggaagttcctccaAGATATTCCTCCACAGTTTTTCGTGTAATTCCTTcaaagttcctctaggatttttttaagttcttctagaaattcttcctgatTTCCTTTGACAATATCTTTGGATTTtaactagaaatttctctagagttcCTCAAACGTTTGCTCTAgatttcatccagtaattcctAACTTTCCAGGGGAATTACTTCCCGGATTTCCAtcggggattccttcgaatatcTTCCatagtttttccagaaatttctccgcaGATCCTCAAGCAATAAAcccggaattcttccagaaacgcctccggatttctttcagaaacgccctaggaattctttcaatattcctccggaaaatccttcggagttcctcccgGGAGTTCTGTCGGAGCTTCACCGATAATCCTTtctgagttgctccagaaattccttcggagttctttcagaaattattctgaTTTTTGTCTAGCATTTCCTCCAGAGCTTCACAGGGAAACGCTTTGGATTTCCTTCACAGTTGCTTTTGGTTTttttcgtagtttttttttcagaaattcctctacggTTCTACCAggatttttcccggatttccctgAAGAGTTCCTCCGTAattcctccacaaattcctACGGTGTTcctccagacttcctctggtAAATCCTCAAGAGCTCTGCCAGGAATTGTTCCAGAGTTACTCCGACCATACCcctaagaatttc includes:
- the LOC5571142 gene encoding zinc finger protein 214 → MNTTDICRACMEDDCDAFIPLFNSRVDVPVTPAVMISDCGGISVEQDDGLPGVVCTECLDALRVAYKIREKCRTTDRKLRKILNLIRPELPSVVTLSNSPGGEVECEGIPNKEEIQVQESPTPDETNLVENLSLDIKSELLPVPSVDCIEEEKETGSADVDAGMNESSSPSGDQDQRCTQEVVEEIQNNLEITEPPVEHMKQEEIQELTHFEPEYLVEELKESNEEAVDDSQRLDMAPPLPSEETSKDSPEQAELPLVVAEESDALDEALVYEDMEVEALEEIEYVDFEAIDEDFQVPESDLQEAAVCCGCPMEFSSKPELEHHSKLVHLPEKDKDTSLQDWYMCTICYKRHSSPKALELHQRSRVSRKLRTCASCHLVLNSVRKKRHHEQLHKLLPEDFAVNCCGCDQVVPFSQLGSHAEQTHLAARQTISESTKLSKFVCEICFLDCGIKQRLDIHQAKQEIPEVVLKKTNPQEDEFIAPVADFGGIQRFICDICEKNFSTKGNLKAHRILHISSDKPFKCDQCDKAFSKKCNYNVHMLRIHSSGNQFPCGECDKSFKCASNLKTHMRVHTKERPYQCDFCPKTFGYLSDKRRHEVGHSGNYPFKCDLCGKPFARKTLLSRHLDACRKRLSKKSLGGRSKVESESHEPTHACDLCEDWFSTMEELADHHANMHIQTLDEASYDAEVEIE